In one window of Hyalangium ruber DNA:
- a CDS encoding N-acetylornithine carbamoyltransferase gives MRHFTRIQDVGPEGVETILAQAAAWKSQKPGAIFQSRILGMVFFNPSLRTRTSFEAVMLRSGGHAIVLDVGNGVWKLEDRPGAVMNADRAEHIKEAAPVLSRLVDMLGVRTFSAGGGDEEDELDPVINAFRRHVTVPLVSMESAREHPCQGLADVLTLRETFGTTKKLPVTLTWAPHIKPLPKAVPNSFLLSAAAAGCEVRVAHPPGFELHPQVRAEAEAYAKATGGSVTYTHDQDEALAGSRAVYAKSWGPATRAGHAPGDVAALMASYAGWMPTRKAMSRAAKDAIFLHCLPVRRNVEVSDEVLDHPSSRVIDEAENRFHVQRSLLHWLQST, from the coding sequence ATGAGGCACTTCACCCGCATCCAGGACGTTGGCCCCGAGGGCGTGGAGACGATCCTCGCGCAAGCCGCCGCGTGGAAGAGCCAGAAGCCCGGCGCGATCTTCCAGAGCCGCATCCTCGGCATGGTGTTCTTCAACCCGTCGCTGCGCACGCGCACCTCGTTCGAGGCGGTGATGCTGCGCTCGGGCGGGCACGCCATCGTGCTGGACGTGGGCAATGGCGTCTGGAAGCTCGAGGACCGCCCCGGCGCGGTGATGAACGCGGACCGGGCCGAGCACATCAAGGAGGCGGCGCCGGTGCTCTCCCGCCTGGTGGACATGCTCGGAGTGCGCACCTTCTCGGCCGGTGGCGGAGACGAGGAGGATGAGCTCGATCCTGTCATCAACGCCTTCCGGCGCCACGTCACCGTGCCGCTGGTGAGCATGGAGTCGGCCCGCGAGCACCCCTGCCAGGGGCTGGCCGACGTGCTCACGCTGCGCGAGACGTTCGGGACGACGAAGAAGCTGCCGGTGACGCTCACCTGGGCGCCGCACATCAAGCCCCTGCCCAAGGCGGTGCCCAACTCGTTCCTGCTCAGCGCCGCCGCCGCCGGCTGCGAGGTGCGGGTGGCGCACCCTCCCGGCTTCGAGCTGCACCCGCAGGTTCGCGCCGAGGCCGAGGCCTACGCCAAGGCCACCGGTGGCAGCGTCACCTATACCCATGATCAGGACGAGGCCCTGGCGGGCAGCCGGGCCGTGTACGCCAAGTCCTGGGGTCCGGCCACCCGCGCCGGGCACGCGCCTGGCGACGTGGCCGCGCTGATGGCCTCGTACGCGGGCTGGATGCCCACCCGGAAGGCCATGTCGCGCGCCGCCAAGGACGCCATCTTCCTCCACTGCCTGCCGGTCCGCCGCAACGTCGAGGTCTCCGACGAGGTGCTGGATCACCCCTCCAGCCGCGTCATCGACGAGGCGGAGAACCGCTTCCACGTCCAGCGTTCGCTCCTCCACTGGCTCCAGTCCACCTGA
- the argC gene encoding N-acetyl-gamma-glutamyl-phosphate reductase, translated as MTRVHAYILGASGFGGGELLRLLAGHPAVAAIRATSKENADVPFWKVHPHLRGLVEGRFDSEPDWHWLTDSQQPVVFSVLDDQELARQLPALEKRWAELGLSERLVLVDLSPDFRLDHPGRYAATHGRSHPVPDMLERFVYGLPEWRRDKLQGAKRIANPGCFATAVQLALLPVASTPGLGMIAATAVTGSSGSGALPGEVTHHPTRAHDFRAYRALQHPQESEMDVMLVAHKASRHRLTFVPHSAPLVRGIFATVQFEWPENAGGVSVESLSAIYRRYYETSPFVRVVEGTPRLASVVGSNFVDVAVATRGRTVAVMVALDNLVKGMSGQAVQNLNLALGLPEDTALRQAACYPC; from the coding sequence ATGACACGGGTTCACGCCTACATTCTGGGGGCTTCGGGTTTCGGCGGCGGCGAGCTGCTGCGACTGCTCGCCGGTCACCCGGCCGTGGCCGCCATCCGCGCTACATCCAAGGAGAACGCGGACGTCCCCTTCTGGAAGGTGCATCCGCACCTGCGCGGGCTGGTGGAGGGCCGCTTCGACTCCGAGCCAGACTGGCACTGGCTCACCGACTCGCAGCAGCCGGTGGTCTTCTCCGTGCTGGACGACCAGGAGCTGGCCCGTCAGCTGCCCGCGCTGGAGAAGCGCTGGGCGGAGCTGGGGCTCTCCGAGCGGCTCGTGCTGGTGGACCTCTCCCCGGACTTCCGGTTGGACCACCCGGGGCGCTACGCCGCGACCCACGGCCGCTCCCACCCCGTGCCCGACATGCTGGAGCGCTTCGTCTACGGGCTGCCCGAGTGGCGCCGCGACAAGCTCCAGGGCGCCAAGCGCATCGCCAACCCGGGCTGCTTCGCCACCGCCGTGCAGCTCGCGCTGCTGCCCGTGGCCTCCACGCCGGGCCTGGGCATGATCGCCGCGACGGCGGTGACGGGCTCCTCGGGCTCGGGCGCGCTGCCGGGGGAAGTCACCCACCACCCCACCCGCGCGCATGACTTCCGAGCCTACCGGGCGCTGCAGCACCCGCAGGAGTCGGAGATGGACGTGATGCTGGTGGCGCACAAGGCCTCGCGGCACCGGCTCACCTTCGTTCCGCACTCGGCGCCGCTGGTGCGCGGCATCTTCGCCACGGTGCAGTTCGAGTGGCCGGAGAACGCGGGCGGCGTGAGCGTCGAGTCGCTCAGCGCCATCTACCGCCGCTACTACGAGACCTCGCCGTTCGTGCGCGTGGTGGAGGGCACGCCGCGCCTGGCCTCGGTGGTGGGCAGCAACTTCGTCGACGTCGCCGTGGCCACCCGTGGCCGCACCGTGGCGGTGATGGTGGCGCTGGACAACCTCGTGAAGGGCATGTCCGGCCAGGCCGTGCAGAACCTCAACCTGGCGCTCGGGCTGCCCGAGGACACCGCGCTGCGGCAGGCGGCCTGCTACCCCTGCTGA
- a CDS encoding arginine repressor, producing the protein MHMHVHASSRRMGKDLDEAILRLLEANEIADQAVLQRLLESEGHAPSQSTLSRHLKRLAIQKVGGRYQRVETVAPGSSRATVIEAPPNLLVLKTAPGYAQVIGVMVDRAPDIPGVAGTVAGDDTVLIAVRAPELLVEVREQVERLLRLVP; encoded by the coding sequence ATGCATATGCACGTGCATGCATCGTCCCGGCGCATGGGCAAGGACCTGGATGAGGCCATCCTCCGGCTGCTGGAGGCGAACGAGATCGCCGATCAGGCGGTGCTGCAGCGGTTGCTGGAGTCGGAAGGCCACGCGCCGAGCCAGTCGACGCTCTCGCGGCACCTCAAGCGCCTGGCGATCCAGAAGGTGGGCGGGCGCTATCAGCGCGTGGAGACGGTGGCGCCCGGCTCGTCTCGGGCGACGGTAATCGAAGCGCCGCCCAACCTGCTGGTGCTCAAGACAGCGCCGGGCTACGCGCAGGTGATCGGCGTGATGGTGGATCGCGCGCCGGACATCCCGGGCGTGGCGGGCACCGTGGCGGGCGACGACACGGTGCTCATCGCGGTGAGAGCCCCGGAGCTGCTCGTCGAGGTCCGGGAGCAGGTGGAGCGCCTGCTGCGGCTCGTGCCCTGA
- a CDS encoding acetylglutamate kinase, which yields MPLSPDPYAALRSAARYVRQFRRKTFVVLLDGPVLGDVKLRRAACEQLALLWTFSIQPVVVHGSGPEIDSPFDASSGRLRMDLLADLQAAGVPCVGLSGVDAGLLKARRRPVGEQGSDFARSTDYGPLGDIESVDARLLQHLRGGDYVPVVAPLAGDPSGSVFSASADTVAATVAVALAAEKLFFLLPTPGLLRDPSSPVSLIPQATLTELATLEQEGRLSGPLVSKAHAIRHALVGGVGSVHLVSGMQPNALLEEVFTNEGSGTMVVRESNRGAGAQG from the coding sequence GTGCCCCTGTCTCCCGATCCTTATGCTGCGTTGCGCTCGGCGGCCCGCTACGTCCGGCAGTTCCGCCGAAAGACCTTCGTGGTCCTGCTCGACGGCCCCGTGCTCGGGGACGTGAAGCTGCGGCGCGCGGCCTGTGAGCAGCTCGCCCTCCTGTGGACGTTCTCCATCCAGCCCGTGGTGGTGCATGGCTCCGGCCCGGAGATTGACTCGCCCTTCGATGCCTCCTCGGGTCGCCTGCGCATGGACCTGCTGGCGGACCTGCAGGCCGCGGGCGTGCCCTGCGTGGGCCTGAGCGGCGTGGACGCGGGCCTGCTCAAGGCCCGTCGCCGTCCCGTGGGCGAGCAGGGCTCGGACTTCGCGCGCTCGACGGACTATGGCCCGCTCGGCGACATCGAGTCGGTGGACGCGCGCCTTCTGCAGCACCTGCGCGGCGGGGACTACGTACCGGTGGTGGCGCCGCTGGCGGGTGATCCGTCGGGCAGCGTCTTCAGCGCCAGCGCCGACACGGTGGCCGCCACGGTCGCCGTGGCGCTCGCCGCCGAGAAGCTCTTCTTCCTGCTGCCCACCCCGGGCCTGCTGCGAGACCCGAGCAGCCCCGTCTCGCTCATCCCCCAGGCCACGCTCACGGAGCTGGCGACGCTGGAGCAGGAGGGACGTCTATCCGGCCCCCTGGTGTCCAAGGCCCACGCCATCCGCCACGCCCTGGTGGGCGGTGTCGGCAGCGTCCACCTGGTGAGCGGCATGCAGCCCAACGCCCTGCTGGAGGAGGTCTTCACCAACGAGGGCAGCGGCACGATGGTGGTGCGCGAGTCCAACCGGGGCGCCGGGGCGCAGGGATGA
- the argH gene encoding argininosuccinate lyase produces the protein MAEDRLWAKGLPLDAAIHRFTVGEDPVVDLALVPHDALGSAAHARMLARVGLLPESDMRALVLALRTLHDEARAGTFTIRPEQEDGHTALEAALVGLVGEAGRRIHLARSRNDQVQLALRLLMREQVLGLGARAVELTEAFLDFAQAHVNTPMPGYTHMRRAMPSTFGMWGAAFAEGLLEELESLRGLWARLDRCPLGSAAGFGVPLPIDRQYVATLLGFSRVQRSPIDVQNSRGRHETAAVSWACSVAGGLEKWLWDVALFSTEEFGFLALPDAFTTGSSIMPQKKNPDVVELARGRCRELRGLARQVEEVASGLPSSYHRDFQLLKRPTLAALGSLREVLEVLTRLVPVVQVRAETAARASDDTLYAAHQAYVLAGQGLPFRDAYRQVAHQLADGTFKPDRTALTATHLGGAGNLGLEQARSELAAARSWLTETHRALAVCAERVWTP, from the coding sequence GTGGCTGAGGACAGGCTTTGGGCCAAGGGGCTGCCGCTGGACGCGGCCATCCATCGCTTCACCGTCGGGGAGGATCCGGTGGTGGACCTGGCGCTCGTGCCACATGACGCGCTCGGCAGCGCGGCGCATGCGCGGATGCTCGCGCGCGTGGGCCTGCTGCCCGAGTCGGACATGCGCGCGCTGGTGCTCGCCCTGCGCACGCTCCATGACGAGGCCCGCGCGGGGACTTTCACCATCCGCCCGGAGCAGGAGGACGGACACACCGCGCTGGAGGCCGCGCTGGTGGGGCTCGTGGGTGAGGCCGGTCGCCGCATCCACCTGGCGCGCTCTCGCAATGACCAGGTGCAGCTCGCCCTGCGGCTCCTGATGCGCGAGCAGGTGCTGGGGCTCGGCGCGCGCGCGGTGGAGCTGACCGAGGCCTTCCTGGACTTCGCCCAGGCACACGTGAACACGCCGATGCCCGGCTACACGCACATGCGGCGCGCCATGCCGAGCACCTTCGGCATGTGGGGCGCCGCCTTCGCCGAGGGACTGCTCGAGGAGCTGGAGTCACTCCGTGGCCTGTGGGCCCGGCTGGACCGCTGCCCCCTGGGCTCCGCGGCCGGTTTCGGCGTGCCGCTGCCCATCGATCGGCAGTACGTGGCCACCCTGCTCGGCTTCTCGCGCGTGCAGCGCAGCCCCATCGACGTGCAGAACAGCCGCGGCCGGCACGAGACGGCGGCGGTCTCCTGGGCCTGCTCCGTCGCGGGCGGCCTGGAGAAGTGGCTGTGGGATGTGGCCCTCTTCAGCACCGAGGAGTTCGGCTTCCTCGCGCTGCCGGACGCCTTCACCACCGGCTCGTCCATCATGCCGCAGAAGAAGAACCCGGACGTGGTGGAGCTGGCGCGCGGGCGCTGCCGCGAGCTGCGCGGCCTGGCCCGGCAGGTGGAGGAGGTCGCCAGCGGCCTGCCCTCCAGCTACCACCGCGACTTCCAGCTCCTCAAGCGCCCCACCCTCGCGGCGCTGGGCTCGCTCCGCGAGGTGCTGGAGGTGCTCACGCGCCTGGTCCCCGTCGTCCAGGTCCGCGCCGAGACCGCCGCCCGGGCCTCGGATGACACGCTGTACGCGGCCCACCAGGCCTACGTGCTCGCCGGACAGGGCCTGCCCTTCCGCGACGCCTACCGCCAGGTGGCCCACCAGCTCGCCGACGGAACCTTCAAGCCGGACCGCACCGCCCTCACGGCCACCCACCTGGGCGGCGCCGGCAACCTGGGCCTGGAGCAGGCCCGCTCGGAGCTGGCAGCCGCCCGCTCCTGGCTCACCGAAACCCACCGCGCGCTCGCTGTCTGCGCCGAGCGCGTCTGGACCCCTTGA
- a CDS encoding M20/M25/M40 family metallo-hydrolase, translated as MTPAALLEALVATPSVSGQEARIADQVSTWVEGWGARVQRQGHNVWFSVGSGPRRLLVNSHLDTVPPCAGWTLEPHAPVWREGRLYGLGSNDAKGCVASMLLTARALLENRGALEGKGEIVFAFTAEEETGGAGLGTVLSTLGPLDAAVVGEPTSLKPCTAQRGMLLLRCVAHGRSAHVAHAHAAEAENAIHVAARDISTLAELRFPAHPLLGEARAQVTQIQGGLARNQVPDRCEFFVDLRTTPAMDHSAVANQISGALRSEVKVHSARYLPKATGDGEPIVRAAVAAAGGASTVGSSTTSDWAFLGNLPAVKVGPGDTLRSHRPDEYLALVELEAGMAFYQRLIHGYFAEVARG; from the coding sequence ATGACTCCGGCCGCGCTTCTCGAGGCCCTCGTGGCCACCCCCAGCGTCTCCGGGCAGGAGGCGCGCATCGCCGATCAGGTCTCCACCTGGGTCGAGGGCTGGGGTGCGCGCGTCCAGCGCCAGGGCCACAACGTGTGGTTCTCGGTGGGCAGCGGGCCTCGGCGCCTGCTCGTCAACTCGCACCTGGACACCGTGCCTCCGTGCGCCGGGTGGACGCTCGAGCCGCATGCGCCGGTGTGGCGTGAGGGCCGGCTGTATGGCCTGGGCAGCAACGACGCCAAGGGCTGCGTGGCCTCCATGCTGCTGACGGCTCGTGCCCTGCTGGAGAACCGGGGAGCGCTGGAGGGCAAGGGAGAGATCGTCTTCGCCTTCACCGCCGAGGAGGAGACGGGCGGCGCGGGGCTGGGCACGGTGCTGTCCACGCTGGGGCCTCTGGACGCGGCCGTGGTGGGTGAGCCCACCAGCCTGAAGCCCTGCACCGCTCAGCGGGGCATGCTGCTGTTGCGCTGCGTGGCCCACGGTCGCTCGGCGCACGTGGCGCATGCGCATGCCGCCGAGGCCGAGAACGCCATCCACGTGGCGGCGCGGGACATCTCGACCCTGGCCGAGCTGCGCTTCCCCGCGCACCCGCTGCTGGGAGAGGCTCGCGCGCAGGTGACGCAGATCCAGGGCGGGCTGGCGCGCAACCAGGTGCCGGACCGGTGCGAGTTCTTCGTGGACCTGCGGACCACTCCGGCCATGGACCACTCGGCGGTGGCGAACCAGATCTCCGGGGCGCTGCGCAGCGAGGTGAAGGTGCATTCGGCGCGCTACCTGCCCAAGGCCACCGGTGACGGCGAGCCCATCGTCCGGGCGGCGGTGGCGGCCGCGGGCGGAGCCTCGACCGTGGGCTCGAGCACCACGTCCGACTGGGCCTTCCTGGGCAACCTGCCCGCGGTGAAGGTGGGCCCTGGCGACACCCTGCGCTCGCACAGGCCTGATGAGTACCTCGCCCTGGTGGAGTTGGAGGCCGGCATGGCCTTCTACCAGCGCCTCATCCACGGCTACTTCGCGGAGGTGGCACGTGGCTGA
- the argG gene encoding argininosuccinate synthase encodes MSKKHVVLAFSGGLDTSFCVVYLREQGHAVTTVTVDTGGFTAEALARMPEHAAKLGAVAHHTVDAKGLLFESYLRHLLAGNVLRGQAYPLSVSAERVCQATEVVRVAREVGAQALAHGSTGAGNDQVRFDVAFRALAPDLELLTPIRELSLSRAQEMSFLAERGFHMPAKTGAYSINEGMWGTSVGGKETHDSWSTLPEAAYPAGVVPSDLKPRTLVVKFEQGRPVALDGQALSPVALIAELNALGQPYGVGRGVHLGDTILGIKGRVGFDAPAAVMLITAHRELEKLVLSGKQLFWKENLGNLYGTLLHEGHFFDPLARDLEGFLESSQTRVTGEVRLTLHPRAVVVEGVRSQHSLMDAKVASYGEANHMWTGAEAAGFAKVYGVAQTLALKVKS; translated from the coding sequence ATGAGCAAGAAACACGTGGTACTGGCCTTCTCCGGTGGTCTGGACACCTCCTTCTGCGTGGTCTACCTGCGCGAGCAGGGCCACGCCGTCACCACCGTCACCGTGGACACTGGCGGCTTCACCGCCGAGGCCCTGGCGCGCATGCCCGAGCACGCCGCCAAGCTGGGCGCGGTGGCCCACCACACCGTGGACGCCAAGGGCCTGCTCTTCGAGAGCTACCTGCGCCACCTGCTCGCCGGCAACGTGCTGCGCGGCCAGGCCTACCCCCTGAGCGTCTCCGCCGAGCGCGTCTGCCAGGCCACCGAGGTGGTGCGAGTGGCCCGCGAGGTGGGCGCCCAGGCCCTGGCGCACGGCTCCACCGGCGCCGGCAATGACCAGGTGCGCTTCGACGTGGCCTTCCGCGCGCTGGCCCCGGACCTGGAGCTGCTCACCCCCATCCGCGAGCTGAGCCTCAGCCGCGCCCAGGAGATGTCCTTCCTGGCCGAGCGGGGCTTCCACATGCCCGCGAAGACGGGCGCCTACTCCATCAACGAGGGCATGTGGGGCACCAGCGTCGGCGGCAAGGAGACGCATGACTCCTGGAGCACCCTGCCGGAGGCGGCCTACCCCGCCGGCGTGGTGCCCTCGGACCTGAAGCCCCGCACCCTGGTGGTGAAATTCGAGCAGGGCCGCCCCGTGGCGCTGGACGGCCAGGCGCTCTCGCCCGTGGCCCTCATCGCCGAGCTGAACGCGCTGGGCCAGCCCTACGGCGTGGGCCGGGGCGTCCACCTGGGTGATACCATCCTCGGCATCAAGGGCCGGGTGGGCTTCGACGCGCCGGCGGCGGTGATGCTCATCACCGCGCACCGCGAGCTGGAGAAGCTGGTGCTCTCCGGCAAGCAGCTCTTCTGGAAGGAGAACCTGGGCAACCTCTACGGGACGCTGCTGCACGAGGGCCACTTCTTCGATCCGCTGGCACGTGACCTGGAGGGCTTCCTGGAGTCCTCGCAGACGCGGGTGACCGGTGAGGTGCGCCTGACGCTGCACCCGCGCGCCGTGGTGGTGGAGGGCGTGCGCTCGCAGCACTCGCTGATGGACGCGAAGGTGGCCAGCTACGGCGAGGCCAATCACATGTGGACGGGAGCGGAGGCCGCTGGCTTCGCGAAGGTGTACGGCGTGGCGCAGACCCTGGCCCTCAAGGTGAAGTCATGA
- the truA gene encoding tRNA pseudouridine(38-40) synthase TruA has product MPRLKLTLEYDGTRYVGWQLQPNGRSIQAELLDALGRLLGGPVDVTAAGRTDSGVHATGQVVCFDTERQLPLKAYWRGLNGLLPEDIAVVRAEEVPAEFDPRRWSQGKRYRYRVSNRPSRSPLRRSTHWEIFAPLQVEAMARAATHLLGRHDFSAFRASDCQAAHALREVRRLEVEGRSGDAVSIVVEGTAFLKHMVRNLAGTLVEVGKGRRSEAWVAEVLASRDRTRAGPTAPPQGLVLEEVFYGEGPPPRTAGGSADVFDDEP; this is encoded by the coding sequence ATGCCCCGCCTGAAACTGACCCTCGAATATGACGGCACCCGCTACGTGGGCTGGCAGCTCCAGCCGAACGGGCGCTCCATCCAGGCGGAGCTCCTCGATGCGCTGGGCCGGCTGCTCGGCGGCCCTGTGGACGTGACGGCCGCGGGCCGGACCGACTCCGGCGTTCACGCCACGGGGCAGGTGGTGTGCTTCGACACGGAGCGTCAACTCCCGCTCAAGGCCTACTGGAGGGGGCTCAATGGCCTGCTGCCCGAGGACATCGCGGTGGTGCGCGCCGAGGAGGTGCCCGCCGAGTTCGATCCGCGCCGCTGGTCCCAGGGCAAGCGCTACCGCTACCGGGTGAGCAACCGGCCCTCGCGCTCGCCGCTCCGGCGCTCCACACACTGGGAGATCTTCGCCCCGCTCCAGGTGGAGGCCATGGCCCGCGCCGCCACCCACCTGCTGGGCCGACATGACTTCTCCGCGTTCCGGGCCTCGGACTGCCAGGCCGCGCACGCCCTGCGAGAGGTGCGCCGGCTGGAGGTGGAGGGGCGCTCGGGAGATGCCGTCTCCATCGTGGTGGAGGGCACCGCGTTCCTCAAGCACATGGTGCGCAACCTCGCGGGCACCCTGGTGGAGGTGGGCAAGGGCCGCCGGAGCGAGGCGTGGGTGGCCGAGGTGCTCGCCTCGCGGGACCGGACCCGGGCCGGCCCCACCGCTCCTCCCCAGGGGTTGGTGCTGGAGGAGGTCTTCTATGGAGAAGGGCCGCCTCCTCGTACGGCAGGGGGCTCGGCGGACGTGTTCGACGACGAGCCGTGA
- a CDS encoding DUF1611 domain-containing protein, which produces MKVHIDKIGSVTRNLRLGRTVHLSSEIHAVEGAVIAVRIHGEKSVYNQLEDVHGRMVTLHGGDIVVGALGHRNALHGYEGVVPESVVPGQRLHVLNMGGVIGQCTSHNPGVGTPFEAEVLGQVLMFPEFQSRFGQPAHVRAGALKGSERPVNCPVVYVVGTCMNAGKTYAASALVRHLMKAGYRVGGAKLTGVSLMRDTLSMRDSGAAVAMDFTDAGTVCTSPKTAAEVSRIILSELSAADVDVIVAETGDGIMGEYGVQAILADPELRGLGGAWVLCANDPVGASGGVRHMKEAYGISVDVVAGPATDNRVGIRFVEREVGLPAHNARADAAGLGGLILEKIAPRIAGRRSA; this is translated from the coding sequence ATGAAGGTACACATCGACAAGATCGGCAGCGTCACCCGCAACCTGCGGCTGGGGCGCACCGTCCACCTCTCCTCGGAGATCCACGCGGTGGAGGGCGCCGTCATCGCCGTGCGCATCCACGGAGAGAAGTCCGTCTACAACCAGCTCGAGGACGTACACGGGCGCATGGTGACGCTGCACGGCGGAGACATCGTCGTGGGCGCCCTGGGCCACCGCAACGCGCTGCACGGCTACGAGGGCGTGGTGCCCGAGTCGGTGGTGCCCGGCCAGCGGCTGCACGTGCTCAACATGGGCGGGGTGATCGGCCAATGCACCTCGCACAACCCGGGCGTGGGCACCCCGTTCGAGGCCGAGGTGCTCGGCCAGGTGCTGATGTTCCCCGAGTTCCAGTCCCGCTTCGGCCAGCCAGCCCACGTGCGCGCCGGAGCGCTCAAGGGCTCGGAGCGGCCGGTGAACTGCCCGGTGGTGTACGTGGTGGGCACCTGCATGAACGCGGGCAAGACGTACGCCGCGAGCGCGCTGGTGCGCCACCTGATGAAGGCCGGCTACCGGGTGGGTGGCGCCAAGCTCACGGGCGTGTCGCTGATGCGCGACACGCTGAGCATGCGTGACTCGGGCGCGGCGGTGGCCATGGACTTCACCGACGCGGGCACCGTGTGTACCAGCCCGAAGACGGCGGCCGAGGTGTCGCGCATCATCCTGTCCGAGCTGTCCGCCGCCGACGTGGACGTCATCGTCGCGGAGACGGGCGACGGCATCATGGGCGAGTACGGCGTGCAGGCCATCCTCGCCGACCCGGAGCTGCGCGGGCTGGGCGGCGCCTGGGTGCTGTGCGCCAATGATCCCGTGGGTGCCTCGGGTGGCGTGCGCCACATGAAGGAGGCCTACGGCATCTCGGTGGACGTGGTGGCCGGGCCCGCCACCGACAACCGGGTGGGCATCCGCTTCGTGGAGCGCGAGGTGGGGCTGCCGGCGCACAACGCCCGGGCGGATGCGGCCGGGCTGGGTGGACTCATTCTCGAGAAGATCGCCCCGCGGATCGCGGGCAGGAGGAGCGCATGA